One window from the genome of Kryptolebias marmoratus isolate JLee-2015 linkage group LG1, ASM164957v2, whole genome shotgun sequence encodes:
- the ptprz1b gene encoding receptor-type tyrosine-protein phosphatase zeta gives MNAHVKALPLSTGSDFLTINVDGEFFVSGGGLSSRFRVASLNFHWGRCNATSAGSEHSLNGMKYPLEMQIYCYNPDFQSLDDAIREGGRVAALAVLFEVSLEDNENFIPVQEAIETVTRFGKSGTVDAFVLRSLLPNITDKYYIYNGSLTSPPCSESVEWIVFKHAAAISESQQEKLMVSCFAGSLNQMSWGKKYPTCNGARQSPVDIDEMFTQVRLQFQHLQLEGWDKPSSASTTIQNNGKTVTINVDGEFFVSGGGLSSRFRVASLNFHWGRCNATSAGSEHSLNGMKYPLEMQIYCYNPDFQSLDDAIREGGRVAALAVLFEVSLEDNENFIPVQEAIETVTRFGKSGTVDAFVLRSLLPNITDKYYIYNGSLTSPPCSESVEWIVFKHAAAISESQLEAFCEVMTMEQTGYVILKDYLQNNFREQQQQFMGQVFASYTGVEDVLTPTCTSEPQNVQADAQNDTTIVVTWERPRAVFDTAIDWYTVSFQILQDRGQNKQEYRTDGDQDVGAIISNLLANSSYVVRVVAVCTNGLRGRWSDEIIVDMPLEEPESDSNPDGNAKESESNREDYSLTVWKNVNLATEDHSPVEEIPAEQTRVYQNQPTQRQHPPTDQTQKSGVQSTLQTPEPSPNEPNQNWIEGEQLIPEHRPFTGSGFESNSAIWVNRVTHQPGFLFPVVRATTMPSVRRQITEEASLSMPSKDDDPPDQGSKNGLSNLFTPPVEDVRVTDVFFEDVVTTSNPTPEVPGPPSSSEDSGAPGNKPGQEAIPSDSSTPSSVWTKEIVTTAGNSLYNSFSTSSLLRVLMHTTQPLFNANAPAPRTEDSGIGRSGFTDSPNHPDGMISNPRNPEHSVSDGVEPVSKYTSSLFEGKSLSSTGLNLDHLTFTALGSRDLPISLPYGYWTVAHSITTATIDKNAPSTPQTQSDGSIKDTLESDRDIEEEASANGDEDERDASVDSSFFDASGPDWADSPADVSGSGSGHDSNTSSEESDQDADVRFPLSAFQSTGETTEASKSSNITADGVSNQVGPKKEGNSEDIEISGEEEENLDIGTHTYTNLDKETNENNTVASFDMLIKEENESEAEPKPGRIIYNERGSGAEDFSGSGEHATVEDKVSPKEVNGEQEGLKSVGESSNSSYDREDLGSEKSTQTVDSLLFRSREENNRSRDSPPPGDKFAHEDQKDGDYKEHVGVGGYGGEAGDGTQDELIDAERSPVPRFRVTDSPTAQQEQEQTEERSNSSHESRVGLVEGVEREKRTVVPLAVVSTLTILCLLVLVGILIYWRNCFQVAHFYPDNGASPKVLSVPSTPLLLGTDGHEPLAVKQFVKHVMELHSTNTFCKEFEEVQTCTVDMGITADSSNHPDNKSKNRYINILAYDHSRVKLSNSSDRDVECGDYINANFVDGYERTRAYIAAQGPLKSGREDFWKMIWQQNIGVIVMITNLKEKGRTKCDQYWPDENQEEYGSYQVTLKSTKTLAYYTLRTFTVRDMTNKVPQRKVEHTVLHYHYTQWPDMGVPEYTLPVLSFIRASSQARTQEMGPVLVHCSAGVGRTGTYIVIDSMLQQIQDQGTVNVLGFLKHVRTQRNFLVQTEEQYVFIHDALAEAILSRDTLVPSELLHTYVSGLLTPGPTGRTRMDKQFKLISQRQAKHADYSTALKDGNAERNRARALMPVERSRVSLTASEANSTGYINASYVLGYHCSKEFIVSQTPLSSTVEDFWRMIWEHKTHAVVCLPDAHSQSERRDCCVYWPSKDEPLSFDGFTVSFCGEEPLNLPNDERLLVQDFTVEAPQDGCVLNVRQFSAPCWPNPDSPIRNSFDLVGAVREHSRLARGPIVVHDPLGGPTSGLFCALSALFSQLEQEEAVDAYLAARMTNLMRPGVFNDIEQYQFLYRAVLSLVSSQEDQRALQSPETNGSVPLGQSNIAESLESLM, from the exons ATGAACGCACACGTCAAGGCGCTTCCTCTTTCAACCGGAAGCGATTTTC tgaCCATAAATGTGGATGGGGAGTTTTTCGTGAGCGGCGGAGGACTGAGCTCCAGGTTTCGCGTCGCCAGCCTCAACTTCCACTGGGGTCGCTGCAACGCGACGTCGGCCGGGTCCGAACACAGCCTGAACGGGATGAAATACCCGCTGGAG ATGCAGATCTACTGTTACAATCCGGATTTCCAAAGTCTGGATGATGCAAttagggaaggagggagggttGCTGCCTTGGCGGTACTCTTTGAG GTTAGCTTGGAAGACAATGAGAACTTCATTCCTGTTCAGGAAGCCATAGAGACGGTCACCAGGTTTG GTAAGAGTGGGACAGTGGACGCTTTCGTCCTGCGCTCCCTGCTGCCAAACATCACCGATAAATACTACATCTACAACGGCTCGCTGACGTCTCCGCCCTGCTCCGAATCGGTGGAATGGATCGTCTTTAAACACGCCGCTGCCATATCGGAGTCTCAG CAAGAAAAGCTCatggtttcttgttttgcagGAAGCCTTAACCAGATGAGTTGGGGTAAGAAGTATCCGACCTGTAACGGCGCCAGACAGTCTCCTGTGGACATCGACGAGATGTTCACCCAGGTCAGGCTGCAGTTCCAGCACCTACAGCTAGAGGGCTGGGACAAACCTTCATCTGCGTCCACCACCATCCAAAACAACGGCAAGACAG tgaCCATAAATGTGGATGGGGAGTTTTTCGTGAGCGGCGGAGGACTGAGCTCCAGGTTTCGCGTCGCCAGCCTCAACTTCCACTGGGGTCGCTGCAACGCGACGTCGGCCGGGTCCGAACACAGCCTGAACGGGATGAAATACCCGCTGGAG ATGCAGATCTACTGTTACAATCCGGATTTCCAAAGTCTGGATGATGCAAttagggaaggagggagggttGCTGCCTTGGCGGTACTCTTTGAG GTTAGCTTGGAAGACAATGAGAACTTCATTCCTGTTCAGGAAGCCATAGAGACGGTCACCAGGTTTG GTAAGAGTGGGACAGTGGACGCTTTCGTCCTGCGCTCCCTGCTGCCAAACATCACCGATAAATACTACATCTACAACGGCTCGCTGACGTCTCCGCCCTGCTCCGAATCGGTGGAATGGATCGTCTTTAAACACGCCGCTGCCATATCGGAGTCTCAG CTGGAGGCGTTCTGCGAGGTAATGACCATGGAGCAGACCGGATATGTTATACTGAAGGATTATCTGCAGAACAACTTcagggagcagcagcagcagtttatgGGTCAGGTGTTCGCCTCCTACACCGGGGTCGAGGACGTGCTCACACCAA CCTGCACCTCGGAGCCCCAGAACGTCCAGGCCGACGCGCAGAACGACACCACCATCGTGGTGACGTGGGAGCGCCCCCGGGCCGTGTTCGACACCGCCATCGACTGGTACACGGTCAGCTTCCAGATCCTCCAGGACCGGGGGCAGAACAAGCAGGAGTACAGGACGGACGGAGACCAAGACGTG GGCGCCATCATCTCCAACCTGCTGGCCAACAGCAGCTACGTGGTCCGGGTGGTGGCGGTTTGCACCAACGGCCTCCGAGGGCGATGGAGTGACGAGATCATCGTGGACATGCCGTTGGAGGAGCCCG AAAGTGATTCCAACCCTGACGGCAACGCGAAGGAATCTGAAAGCAACAGAGAG GACTATTCTCTAACTGTGTGGAAAAATGTGAATCTGGCAACAGAAGACCACAGCCCAGTGGAGGAAATCCCAGCAGAGCAGACAAGAGTTTACCAGAACCAGCCTACGCAGCGCCAGCACCCACCTACGGACCAAACCCAAAAGTCCGGCGTCCAGTCAACCCTCCAGACTCCGGAACCGAGCCCAAACGAGCCCAATCAGAACTGGATCGAGGGCGAACAGCTGATCCCAGAACACCGACCCTTTACAGGTTCGGGTTTTGAGAGCAACAGCGCCATCTGGGTGAATCGGGTGACTCATCAGCCGGGGTTCCTGTTTCCGGTGGTCCGCGCCACCACAATGCCGTCAGTCCGTCGGCAAATCACAGAAGAGGCGTCGCTGTCCATGCCG TCAAAAGACGATGATCCGCCAGACCAAGGCAGTAAAAACGGCCTCTCCAACCTGTTCACCCCTCCAGTGGAGGACGTCCGGGTCACGGATGTCTTCTTCGAAGACGTGGTCACCACCTCGAACCCCACACCAGAGGTGCCAG gcCCACCGTCGTCCTCCGAGGACAGCGGAGCCCCCGGAAACAAACCTGGACAGGAGGCCATCCCCTCGGATTCCTCCACGCCTTCGTCCGTTTGGACAAAAGAAATCGTGACAACCGCCGGCAACTCGCTCTACAACTCGTTCTCCACCTCTTCTCTGCTCCGAGTGTTGATGCACACCACTCAGCCGCTGTTCAATG CAAATGCACCCGCACCCAGGACTGAAGACTCGGGAATCGGTCGGTCTGGTTTCACCGACTCTCCGAACCATCCCGACGGAATGATCTCCAACCCCAGAAACCCTGAACACTCGGTCTCTGATGGAGTTGAACCTGTCAGCAAATACACCAGCAGCCTCTTTGAGGGGAAGTCTTTGAGCTCCACAGGGTTAAATTTAGATCATTTAACTTTTACTGCTTTGGGTTCTCGGGATCTCCCAATTTCCTTACCATATGGTTATTGGACTGTCGCCCATTCGATAACGACAGCCACGATTGACAAAAATGCCCCAAGTACTCCTCAAACCCAAAGTGATGGCTCGATTAAAGACACCCTTGAATCGGATCGCGACATTGAAGAGGAAGCCAGCGCAAACGGAGACGAGGACGAGCGCGATGCAAGCGTAGACTCGTCTTTCTTTGATGCCAGCGGTCCGGATTGGGCAGATAGTCCGGCAGACGTCAGCGGATCCGGTTCCGGCCACGACAGCAACACGTCCAGTGAGGAATCGGATCAAGATGCAGACGTTCGGTTTCCGCTTTCTGCTTTTCAAAGCACCGGTGAAACCACAGAGGCGAGCAAGTCGAGCAATATAACCGCAGACGGGGTAAGTAATCAAGTGGGTCCCAAGAAAGAGGGTAACTCGGAGGACATTGAGATAAgtggtgaggaagaggagaactTGGACATTGGGACTCATACCTACACAAATTTGGACAAAGAAACCAATGAGAACAACACTGTTGCTAGTTTCGACATGCTAATAAAAGAAGAGAATGAAAGCGAAGCGGAGCCCAAACCTGGAAGGATAATCTACAACGAGAGAGGAAGCGGAGCCGAGGACTTCAGTGGTTCTGGAGAACACGCTACAGTCGAGGACAAAGTCAGTCCGAAGGAAGTTAACGGGGAACAAGAAGGTTTGAAATCTGTGGGAGAAAGCAGCAACAGTAGCTACGATCGTGAAGATCTAGGATCGGAAAAAAGTACGCAGACAGTAGATTCCCTGCTGTTCAGGAGCCGTGAGGAGAACAACCGGAGTCGAGACAGTCCACCGCCTGGGGACAAGTTTGCTCACGAGGACCAGAAGGACGGAGACTATAAAGAGCATGTTGGAGTTGGAGGTTATGGCGGTGAGGCTGGAGACGGCACGCAGGATGAATTAATTGATGCTGAAAGAAGTCCTGTCCCTCGGTTCAGAGTGACAGACTCTCCCACAGcacagcaggagcaggagcaaaCGGAAG AGCGCAGCAACAGCAGCCACGAGTCTCGGGTCGGGCTGGTGGAAGGTGTCGAGAGGGAGAAGAGGACCGTGGTTCCTCTGGCCGTCGTCTCCACCCTCACCATCCTCTGTCTGCTGGTGCTTGTGGGCATCCTTATCTACTGGAG AAACTGCTTCCAGGTGGCTCATTTCTACCCAGATAACGGCGCGTCACCTAAAGTCCTGTCCGTTCCGTCCACACCGCTGCTGCTGGGCACAG ACGGCCACGAGCCGCTGGCGGTGAAGCAGTTCGTGAAGCACGTCATGGAGCTCCACAGCACCAACACTTTCTGCAAGGAGTTTGAG GAGGTTCAGACGTGCACGGTCGACATGGGCATCACCGCTGACAGCTCGAATCACCCCGACAACAAAAGCAAGAACCGCTACATCAACATCCTGGCCT ACGACCACAGCAGAGTGAAGCTCTCCAACAGCTCGGATCGAGATGTGGAGTGCGGCGACTACATCAACGCCAACTTTGTGGAC GGCTACGAGCGAACGAGGGCGTACATCGCAGCTCAGGGGCCTCTCAAATCCGGCAGGGAGGACTTCTGGAAGATGATCTGGCAGCAGAACATCGGCGTCATTGTCATGATCACCAATCTGAAGGAGAAAGGACGC ACTAAATGTGACCAGTATTGGCCTGATGAGAACCAAGAAGAATACGGTTCTTACCAGGTGACCCTAAAAAGCACTAAAACCCTTGCTTATTACACACTGCGGACCTTCACAGTCAGGGATATGACAAATAAG GTGCCTCAAAGGAAGGTTGAACACACCGTCCTTCATTACCACTACACCCAGTGGCCAGACATGGGCGTCCCAGAGTACACTTTGCCCGTGCTGTCCTTCATCAGAGCGTCCTCTCAGGCCCGAACGCAGGAAATGGGACCCGTCCTGGTCCACTGCAG TGCTGGCGTAGGAAGAACGGGGACCTACATCGTGATAGACAGCATGCTGCAGCAGATCCAGGATCAGGGAACGGTGAACGTTCTCGGCTTCCTAAAACACGTGCGGACGCAGAGAAACTTCTTGGTTCAGACGGAG GAGCAGTACGTCTTCATCCATGATGCTCTGGCGGAGGCCATATTGAGCCGGGACACCTTGGTCCCCTCTGAGCTCCTCCACACGTACGTGTCGGGCCTCCTGACGCCCGGTCCCACCGGCAGGACACGCATGGACAAACAGTTCAAG TTAATAAGTCAGCGTCAGGCGAAGCATGCCGACTACAGCACCGCCCTGAAAGACGGCAACGCTGAGAGGAACCGAGCGAGAGCCCTGATGCCTG tgGAGAGATCGAGAGTGTCTCTGACAGCTTCAGAAGCTAACTCCACGGGCTACATCAACGCCTCTTACGTTCTG GGCTACCACTGCAGTAAGGAGTTCATCGTGAGTCAGACTCCTCTGAGCAGCACGGTGGAAGATTTCTGGAGGATGATCTGGGAGCACAAGACGCACGCAGTCGTCTGTCTGCCAGATGCACACAGTCAG AGTGAACGGAGGGATTGCTGCGTCTACTGGCCAAGCAAAGACGAACCGCTGAGCTTTGATGGTTTCACTGTGTCGTTCTGTGGGGAGGAGCCTCTGAATTTGCCCAATGATGAGAGACTTTTGGTGCAGGATTTCACCGTGGAGGCTCCTCAG GACGGCTGTGTGTTGAACGTGCGTCAGttcagcgccccctgctggcccaACCCGGACAGCCCCATCAGAAACAGTTTTGACCTCGTCGGCGCAGTCAGAGAGCACAGCAGACTCGCACGGGGACCCATAGTTGTCCACGACCC TCTGGGCGGCCCGACGTCGGGGCTGTTCTGCGCCCTCTCCGCCCTCTTCAGTCagctggagcaggaggaagCGGTGGACGCCTACCTGGCGGCACGGATGACCAACCTGATGAGGCCGGGCGTTTTTAACGACATT GAGCAGTACCAGTTTCTGTACCGAGCCGTCCTGAGCCTGGTGAGCAGCCAGGAGGACCAACGGGCCCTGCAGAGTCCAGAGACGAACGGATCGGTACCACTGGGACAGTCCAACATCGCAGAGAGCCTGGAGTCGCTCATGTAG